One window from the genome of Amycolatopsis sp. NBC_01480 encodes:
- a CDS encoding amidohydrolase, producing MRVDAVYENAHLITGESALAVLNGRVVALGEDAEGLSARRRVDLGGAYVVPGFHDAHNHMAWFGMGLDDVPLSDCRSVEEVYDAVARRAAGLPAGSWVIGSGYDQNKLAGGHPNRHGLDRAAPGMLVRLKHTSGHMTVVNSAVLDQLDLANVPVGGDVVLDPAGSPTGLLREQAQLLLRLLTYPTPVESVVRGLDRAGQQYLSEGITSVQEAGIGGGLVGETPAELAAYQLARSRGVLRVRSTVMVAASVLHDLPDGAGFGLDLGLRTGLGDDWLRVGPMKLFADGSLVGRTCAMHEPFAGADSAAGAASGGGSAAGAAAGAGSAVGESQNRGYFQVPEDELARTIRLAHDAGWQIATHAIGDRAVTVVLDAYEAALAASPRADHRHRIEHCAVLQPAELTRLASLGLIASPQGRFVNELGDGMRAALGEHRVPWCYRLRSVLDAGVVLPASSDRPVVNGAPLLGLADMVRRRTSSGAPFSPEEAITPAEALRAYTYGSAYATFAEDRLGTLEPGKLADFAVLSGNPLDESGMDDLRVLATAIDGELRYEAS from the coding sequence CGGGTCGACCTCGGCGGCGCATACGTGGTGCCCGGCTTCCACGACGCGCACAACCACATGGCCTGGTTCGGCATGGGCCTGGACGACGTGCCGCTGAGCGACTGCCGGAGCGTCGAGGAGGTCTACGACGCCGTCGCGCGCCGGGCCGCCGGGCTGCCCGCCGGGAGCTGGGTGATCGGCAGCGGCTACGACCAGAACAAGCTGGCCGGCGGGCATCCCAACCGGCACGGCCTCGACCGCGCCGCGCCCGGCATGCTGGTCCGGCTCAAGCACACGTCCGGGCACATGACCGTGGTCAACTCGGCCGTGCTCGACCAGCTGGACCTGGCGAACGTGCCGGTGGGCGGCGACGTGGTGCTGGACCCCGCCGGCTCGCCGACCGGGCTGCTGCGCGAGCAGGCCCAGCTGCTGCTGCGCCTGCTGACCTATCCGACGCCGGTGGAGTCCGTGGTCCGCGGCCTGGACCGGGCGGGGCAGCAGTACCTGTCCGAGGGCATCACCAGCGTGCAGGAGGCCGGAATCGGCGGCGGCCTGGTCGGCGAGACGCCGGCCGAGCTGGCGGCGTACCAGCTGGCGCGCTCGCGTGGGGTGCTGCGCGTGCGGAGCACGGTGATGGTGGCCGCGAGCGTGCTGCACGACTTGCCTGACGGCGCCGGTTTCGGCCTGGACCTGGGCCTGCGCACCGGTCTGGGCGACGACTGGCTGCGGGTCGGGCCGATGAAGCTCTTCGCGGATGGGTCGCTGGTGGGGCGGACCTGCGCGATGCACGAGCCGTTCGCCGGTGCCGACTCAGCTGCCGGTGCTGCCTCGGGCGGTGGCTCAGCTGCCGGTGCTGCCGCGGGCGCTGGCTCGGCTGTCGGCGAGTCGCAGAACCGCGGCTATTTCCAGGTGCCCGAGGACGAGCTGGCTCGCACCATCCGTCTCGCGCACGACGCCGGCTGGCAGATCGCGACGCACGCCATCGGCGACCGCGCCGTGACAGTGGTGCTCGACGCGTACGAAGCCGCCCTGGCCGCTTCGCCACGCGCAGACCACCGTCACCGCATCGAGCACTGCGCGGTGCTTCAACCCGCCGAGCTGACGCGGCTGGCCTCCCTGGGCCTGATCGCCTCCCCTCAGGGCCGCTTCGTGAACGAACTCGGCGACGGCATGCGAGCAGCCCTCGGCGAGCACCGTGTGCCGTGGTGCTACCGGCTGCGCAGCGTCCTCGACGCCGGAGTCGTCCTGCCCGCCAGCTCCGACCGCCCCGTGGTCAACGGCGCCCCGCTGCTCGGCCTGGCCGACATGGTGCGCCGCCGGACCTCTTCGGGCGCGCCGTTCTCCCCGGAGGAAGCGATCACCCCCGCGGAGGCCCTGCGCGCGTACACGTACGGCTCGGCGTACGCGACCTTCGCCGAAGACCGCCTCGGCACCCTGGAACCCGGCAAGCTGGCCGACTTCGCCGTACTCTCCGGCAATCCCCTGGACGAGTCCGGAATGGACGATCTCCGCGTCCTCGCCACGGCAATCGACGGCGAACTGCGTTACGAGGCCTCATGA